Proteins found in one Coffea eugenioides isolate CCC68of chromosome 5, Ceug_1.0, whole genome shotgun sequence genomic segment:
- the LOC113771569 gene encoding uncharacterized protein LOC113771569 gives MRDGDQSNLLHIGRLFQQYSVDSYVKLETSRLEFHKSKQNKLRTEAYQGLLDIIAKGNTNASDVGKRIILPASFIGGPRDMRRRYMDAMTLVQRYGKPDIFLTMTCNPSWPEIKNHLLDTDEAQNRPDLITRIFRAKIEQLKEDLFKKHLFGHVAAYTYVIEFQKRDLPHAHFLIILKEQSKMFSPEEYDKIVCAELPDRHKTPYLYSLVIKHMLHGPCGSMNPSNPCMKQNHKCRNNYPKDFSEYTKHGKNSYPIYRRRDDGSKIYIREHELDNRWIVPYNPYLLAKYDCHINVEICSAIEAVKYIYKYIYKGHDRVMYQLTAEQANQIIDEIKNFQSARWVCAPEAIWRIYAFDLNVINPLVILLHLHLQNYQSMCFDENRPLTDIITDDRLSRTMLTEFFAMNQTNEHAESLNLLYKEFPQHFVWDADDRIWYTRKRGQVIGRVITAHPIEEERYYLRILLMHVRKPTSFDDLKTVNGYLASSFKEAAELRGFLQIDNGAEECLSEAVVYGMPQCLRQLFAIILVHCSPADPQQLWSKFRSFLSEDIAADSSLSENEIIMKVLALIDQYLQIMGKSIKDYGFSDFIPDSHSISLTKEIQAEADIPVSKEDLAAVSMLNPGQQFAFDKIMQKVNTNTPAAFFIDGPGGTGKSFLYKALLATIRSKEDIALATATSGAAASILPGGRTAHSRFKIPLHHEAGSTCNLSKQSAISQLIKSAKLIIWDEAAMAKKYAIESLDKFLRDLLSCDHIFGGKIIVFGGDFRQTLPVVRKGQKEDYISASLINSYVWPQLQKMRLTENMRASLDPSFSNLLLNIGDGTQPTIADDKIQLPSPMIIPFINDEVSLNSLINIVYPSLSGFLPSNSAMINRVILTTTNDIVHEVNQILIQKFPGEEIKYISFDQTIDPTKQADHGDFLNTVHPPGLPPHVLILKQNCPVILLRNLNPAQGLCIGTRLICLNFNKNVIHAEISVGIHSGKQVFIPRIPLHSSNDESYPIPFKRTQFPISLCFAMTINKAQGQTLDFVGLYLKEPVFSHGQLYVALSRAKTADNVKILLRPVASDPLSHNSTRNVVYQEILAAATHD, from the coding sequence ATGCGAGATGGAGATCAGTCAAACTTGCTGCATATCGGCCGTTTATTCCAGCAATATTCTGTTGATAGCTATGTGAAATTAGAGACATCACGCCTTGAATTTCACAAAAGCAAACAGAACAAATTGAGAACAGAGGCTTATCAAGGATTGCTGGATATCATAGCAAAAGGGAACACAAATGCATCAGATGTAGGAAAACGCATCATTCTGCCTGCAAGTTTTATAGGAGGGCCAAGAGATATGCGACGGCGATATATGGATGCTATGACCCTTGTACAACGTTATGGAAAGCCAGATATCTTCCTCACAATGACCTGCAATCCATCTTGGCCTGAAATAAAGAACCATTTGCTTGACACAGATGAAGCTCAGAATCGGCCTGATTTGATAACACGGATATTTCGTGCAAAAATagagcaattgaaagaagatcTTTTCAAGAAACATCTATTTGGTCATGTTGCTGCTTACACTTATGTTATCGAATTCCAAAAAAGAGATTTGCCACATGCTCATTTCCTGATCATCTTAAAGGAACAATCAAAGATGTTCTCGCCAGAAGAATACGACAAAATTGTTTGTGCAGAGCTTCCTGATAGACACAAAACACCATACTTATATTCTTTGGTTATAAAGCACATGCTTCATGGACCATGTGGATCAATGAATCCAAGTAATCCTTGTATGAAACAGAATCACAAGTGCAGAAATAACTATCCGAAAGATTTTTCTGAGTACACAAAGCATGGGAAAAATTCATATCCTATATACAGAAGACGGGATGATGGTAGCAAGATCTATATCAGAGAACATGAGTTAGATAATCGATGGATTGTCCCTTACAATCCATATCTTCTTGCAAAATATGACTGTCACATCAATGTTGAAATATGTTCTGCCATCGAAGCTGTCAAGTACATCTACAAATACATATACAAGGGCCATGATAGGGTGATGTACCAGTTGACAGCTGAGCAAGCAAATCAAATCATTGAtgagataaaaaattttcaatctgCAAGATGGGTATGTGCACCTGAAGCTATCTGGAggatatatgcttttgatctcaATGTTATCAATCCATTGGTTATTTTGCTtcatttacatcttcaaaactACCAATCAATGTGCTTTGATGAGAATCGTCCATTGACAGATATAATTACAGACGACAGGCTTTCACGAACAATGCTAACAGAATTCTTTGCAATGAATCAGACAAATGAACATGCAGAAAGCCTTAATCTTCTCTACAAAGAATTCCCTCAGCATTTCGTCTGGGATGCAGATGATAGAATATGGTACACTAGAAAGAGAGGACAGGTCATTGGACGTGTTATAACAGCACATCCGATTGAAGAAGAGAGGTATTATCTCAGAATATTGCTCATGCATGTTCGAAAACCCACATCTTTTGATGACTTGAAAACAGTTAATGGTTATCTAGCTTCTTCATTTAAAGAAGCTGCAGAATTACGAGGATTCCTTCAAATAGACAACGGAGCCGAAGAATGCTTATCAGAAGCTGTTGTCTATGGAATGCCACAATGTTTAAGGCAGCTATTTGCAATCATCTTGGTCCATTGTTCACCAGCCGATCCACAACAACTTTGGTCAAAATTTCGATCATTCTTATCAGAAGACATTGCAGCAGACTCTTCTTTATCAGAAAATGAAATTATCATGAAAGTCCTTGCTTTGATTGATCAATATTTACAGATAATGGGAAAAAGTATAAAGGACTATGGTTTCTCAGACTTTATTCCAGATTCTCACTCTATCAGTCTTACAAAAGAAATCCAAGCTGAAGCTGACATACCTGTCTCCAAAGAAGATTTAGCAGCAGTCTCTATGTTGAATCCTGGACAGCAATTTGCATTTGACAAAATAATGCAAAAAGTTAATACAAACACTCCAGCTGCATTCTTCATTGACGGTCCTGGTGGTACAGGAAAATCTTTTCTCTATAAAGCACTCCTTGCAACAATTAGATCAAAAGAAGACATTGCATTAGCAACTGCAACATCAGGAGCAGCTGCATCAATACTTCCAGGAGGCCGTACTGCTCATTCACGCTTCAAAATCCCTCTCCATCATGAAGCTGGCAGCACATGTAATCTTTCTAAACAAAGTGCAATATCTCAGTTAATCAAGAGTGCAAAGCTCATAATATGGGATGAAGCAGCAATGGcaaaaaaatatgcaattgAGTCCCTTGACAAATTTCTTAGAGACTTGTTAAGTTGTGATCACATCTTTGGTGGTAAAATCATTGTTTTTGGTGGCGATTTTCGGCAGACTCTTCCAGTGGTAAGGAAAGGGCAAAAGGAAGATTATATCTCTGCATCGCTTATCAATTCATATGTCTGGCCACAACTTCAAAAGATGCGGCTGACTGAGAACATGAGAGCATCTTTAGACCCATCATTTTCAAATCTTTTGCTAAACATTGGAGATGGAACACAGCCAACCATTGCAGATGACAAAATCCAGTTACCTTCTCCTATGATCATTCCTTTCATTAATGATGAAGTAtcattaaactctctcatcAACATTGTTTATCCATCACTGTCTGGCTTTCTTCCCAGCAATTCTGCTATGATTAATAGAGTCATTCTCACTACTACAAATGATATTGTCCACGAGGTCAACCAAATTTTGATCCAGAAATTCCCAGGAGAAGAAATCAAATACATCAGCTTCGATCAAACAATAGATCCAACCAAACAAGCTGATCACGGTGACTTCTTAAATACTGTTCACCCTCCAGGATTACCCCCACATGTACTGATTTTGAAGCAAAATTGCCCAGTTATACTTCTAAGAAATCTCAATCCTGCACAAGGATTATGCATTGGAACACGTTTGATTTGTttaaatttcaacaaaaatgttattcatgcagaaatttcagttGGAATTCATTCTGGTAAACAAGTTTTCATTCCTCGCATTCCATTGCATAGCTCTAATGATGAATCATATCCAATCCCTTTCAAACGCACTCAATTTCCAATCTCTCTCTGTTTTGCTATGACAATTAACAAAGCACAGGGACAGACACTTGATTTTGTTGGATTATATTTGAAAGAGCCAGTATTTTCACATGGTCAATTGTATGTTGCACTATCAAGGGCCAAAACAGCTGATAATGTTAAAATTCTACTTAGACCTGTTGCATCTGATCCTTTATCCCATAATTCTACACGCAATGTAGTTTATCAGGAAATCCTTGCAGCTGCAACTCATGATTAA